A region from the Bos taurus isolate L1 Dominette 01449 registration number 42190680 breed Hereford unplaced genomic scaffold, ARS-UCD2.0 Leftover_ScbfJmS_931, whole genome shotgun sequence genome encodes:
- the LOC115945178 gene encoding histone H4-like, producing the protein MSGRGKGGKGLGKGGAKRHRKVLRDNIQGITKPAIRRLARRGGVKRISGLIYEETRGVLKVFLENVIRDAVTYTEHAKRKTVTAMDVVYALKRQGRTLYGSTHLQFRQEPQGSCDFRLRSQGPCRLGTGESGLVLG; encoded by the coding sequence atgtctggaagAGGAAAAGGCGGCAAAGGCTTAGGCAAGGGTGGTGCCAAGCGCCACCGCAAAGTCTTGAGAGATAACATCCAAGGCATCACCAAGCCCGCCATTCGGCGCCTTGCTCGGCGTGGGGGAGTCAAACGCATTTCCGGCCTCATTTACGAGGAGACCCGAGGCGTGTTGAAGGTGTTTCTGGAGAATGTTATTCGGGACGCGGTCACCTACACAGAGCACGCCAAGCGCAAGACGGTCACTGCCATGGACGTAGTCTACGCGCTAAAGCGGCAGGGACGCACCCTCTACGGCTCAActcatctccagttcaggcaggaacctcagggttcctgtgatttcagactccgatcgcagggtccctgcagacttgggacaggagagtcaggcctggtcttgggttga